A segment of the Kluyveromyces marxianus DMKU3-1042 DNA, complete genome, chromosome 5 genome:
ACAAGAAGAGGTGGTGTTGGTGCTCCAACCATTGCTCAGATCTGATTATACGATGTATAGGAAAGGACctttaaaatcaaaaaaaaaaaaaccaaggCCGGGGCCTTTGGgaaagccaaaaaaaataaaaaataccttttgcgtttttttttttttcccttgGAGCTTTTCTATTGGGGAACTTTGAAATTTGAAagtttacattttttttttcggaAATGCTAGCGCTTACTTAATGCTAGGAAAACGaattttcaagatttttctgtttttcaAGGGAACAgggaacaaaaaaaaaaatgggCACACAATTAAGGTTTGTCCCGGGCCCGGCCTTGGCGTAGGTCCTGAAGAGATATAGGCGCCACTTTCGGAGTAAAAATGAGAataatacaataaaatGAACTAAAACGAATTAACCTAACCTACCTAATATCAAAACTAAAAACGAATCTAAACTAAAATCTCCCCTCGAATTAATTCCATGTCCTACTACTACTTActattttctattttcgACGTTGACGTGAGATGAAAACCCCCACCCCACCACATTTTAATAAAACATTTCCAATTCTTATACCCCCTAACACACACCCCCCTTCGACGGACGAAAATATATTACAGTACCATTTCTGCTACCTTCTTTCCTGaatactttcttttcttgagaCTTGAGACTTGAGACTTGAGACTCTGGCATGTTGcttttactttattttctgtCTTATATTCCTATCCATCCCTAGTTGCAGGGGCCTGCAGTACTTGCAGCGCCTGACTAGTGGAATAATATGATTATTATGTCGTAATGATTTGAAAGGAGACGCGAGTCGCGGACTCGTGTGATCTTATTGCAATTGATTCTCGCCGGAGAGGAAAAATATGAGTGCTTGAGCCTAACTTTCTTAAactttttacttttaccCTTTTTTACTTAGACTGTTTTAATGTCACATTCAATTaatttgtgtgtgtgtatgttTACGTAATATATACTAATAATCCTAATTTAACATATATGCTCTGTCACTTGGATCATTAGAACACCCAGCCGAGCACACACGGACAAAAGATGACAAAATACACTTTCGAAGACCCTTCGTATGTATGTAGGTAGGtatgtttttatttttaactTATTTACAGGAGAGAACAAAGAATGGTGGTAGGTAAAGTGGTTGTTGGGTCGGGACTTCTTCAACGGCCGATGTTCAAAAGAAGCGAGTTTGGAGATCCGTCTTGGCCACCGTTGCCGGCCTTGGAGGGTAGGTAGGTCACGTTTGGAGAGTTGGCCAAGGTCTCAGCAATTTCCTTGGAGGCTTCCAATCTTCTGATGAGCAACAAACCGTCACCGGCCTTGCTCAAGGCCTTCGAAATGTACTCAGCAGACTCGGCTTCACCTTCAGCACGGATAATAGCAGcctttctctcttgttCGGCCTTCTCCACTAGGAATCTGGCTCTCTCGGCTTCTTGCTGGGCAATTTGCTTCTGTTCCACAGCCTTGGTGAATTCTTGTCCAAAGGTCATGTGCGTAATACTCACATCTTCCAACTTGATGTGGAACTCGTCCGCACGCTTTGAAAGTTCGGCCCGGATCTTCTGGGACACAATTTCTCTCTGCGTGATCAATTCAGCTGCATCGAATTGAGCCACAATAGCCTTCAACACTTCGTTACCAATACTTGGAAGCACCCTTTCATCGTAGTCAATACCCAAGTTCTGGTAAATTTTGGGTAGTTGCAACACATCAGGTCTGTGCAAAACTCTGAGTGTCAACGAAACCATTTGCATATCCTTGGTCCCCGTGTTCGTAGCAATGTTCTTAGGCTTGGTTCTAACGTCAAATAGAACACACTTCTGAAGCCATGGAACCAAAAAGTGCGTACCTTCCCCAATCACAGATTGTTGCACACCCTGTATTCTGTCGAAAATAACAGCCCTATAACCACCTCTCACATCGTACATCGAATATTGGATCGCACTCACAGTCAAACCAACTGGAATGGCAATACGTGCCATGATATCAGCTACACGAGACATTTTTCCCTTGTGATTATGCTATTTTGGATTGCTccttattattattactatcCTCAAAtcagaacaaaaaaatattcaacaataataacGCCGATTCAGCTGCTAATTGTTTCAATTATGAGTTATCAGAAAGCTTTCAGACGATCTGCAGTTTCTTTATGCTATTTATGCTTGTTTTTGCTTAGTGGCGAAAACTCCATTTTAACTGTAAGTGCgtattatatttaattattagctttaattttttcTACACTATATTTGCTTCCACTAACAGCTTTCgatttttctctttgctGTACTAAGAGAGGGTTAATTTCAAGCACGTGATTTTAAATAGGTACCATTGCAAGATGAATACAGACTATATAAAACTATACCCCCTAGAAGTGAGCCTTCCACATCTCTCATTCGTTGACTCTATATATTTCGTTTGCGTCCTGCACAAGAACTTCGTGACGTTCCCAGAACGATAGGATGTCCTGAAGCTTTTCAGTTGGTATTCTTGTCAAAACCTGGAGTGATTTCAAGGAATGCTGGATCGGTACGGGCATTACTTGGTCACTTTCATCTTGGAAGTGAGATAGAACCAAGTACTGTTCCATTTTCACCTTAAACTTCTTTGTGTAACCTGACTTCATGATCAAATTCATGGTGACGCGACTACTAGAACCAGCATCGAACTTTAGAGTTCTTCCGATATTTAGACTTTCATACACTTTGTTGAGATTTTGTACCAATGGCTTCATCTGGTTGTTCCATTTGTAGCTTGTTGTTATGAGTTTCCCGTTTGTGTTTTGATAGTGTCTCCAATACAACTTGGAAAGAATTTTAATGTGGGGGAAACGCTGGAAAAATGGGCTGTTCGTCTTGGAAAGTTGGGTACGAAGCTCGCTGCTGAGTGCCAAGTCCTTTAGCATTACCTCGACGTCATTTAGATGCGAcaaatcatcttcttctgaggTAACTGTACCTTGTCTGGTGACTTCCAAGTGATTCAATAGGATATCCATGATCTTTTGCCATTCTGGGTCCAATGTATATTCTTCAGCTTCGATGAACTTCGTGCTCAAGACTCCTAA
Coding sequences within it:
- the PHB1 gene encoding prohibitin subunit PHB1, which gives rise to MSRVADIMARIAIPVGLTVSAIQYSMYDVRGGYRAVIFDRIQGVQQSVIGEGTHFLVPWLQKCVLFDVRTKPKNIATNTGTKDMQMVSLTLRVLHRPDVLQLPKIYQNLGIDYDERVLPSIGNEVLKAIVAQFDAAELITQREIVSQKIRAELSKRADEFHIKLEDVSITHMTFGQEFTKAVEQKQIAQQEAERARFLVEKAEQERKAAIIRAEGEAESAEYISKALSKAGDGLLLIRRLEASKEIAETLANSPNVTYLPSKAGNGGQDGSPNSLLLNIGR